A section of the Mesoaciditoga lauensis cd-1655R = DSM 25116 genome encodes:
- a CDS encoding universal stress protein yields the protein MYEKILVPLDETENDDVIIEHLLKLAKMHNSEIFLIRVIHLHTRDELAFETAKTEEYLKKKMDVFKKAGIHCRSLIEYGEPEHLIPEKAKELNVDLIAMATHGHNWLIDILFGSVAHKVRHTVSIPVLMIKGKRHR from the coding sequence GTGTACGAAAAAATCCTTGTACCACTTGATGAAACGGAAAACGATGACGTGATAATAGAACATCTCTTGAAATTGGCAAAGATGCATAACTCTGAGATTTTTTTAATAAGGGTCATACATTTACACACACGAGATGAATTGGCATTCGAAACCGCTAAAACTGAAGAATATCTCAAAAAAAAGATGGATGTATTCAAAAAAGCAGGCATCCACTGCCGTTCTCTAATAGAATATGGGGAGCCAGAACACTTAATTCCAGAAAAGGCCAAAGAGTTGAACGTAGATCTTATAGCAATGGCCACTCATGGACACAATTGGTTAATTGATATACTTTTTGGAAGTGTGGCCCATAAGGTAAGGCACACGGTTTCAATACCCGTTCTCATGATAAAGGGAAAGCGTCATCGTTAA